A window of Metabacillus sp. B2-18 contains these coding sequences:
- a CDS encoding acyl-CoA dehydrogenase family protein, which translates to MSKATDAVIKGGSFLIEDVSYDRVFTPEDFTDEHKMIAKTTEDFAVNEVLPHLEDIENHEFDKSIKLLKQAGELGLLGADVPEEYGGFGLDKISSALITEKISRAGSFSLSFGAHVGIGSLPIVLFGNEEQKKKYLPGLASGETLAAYALTEPSSGSDALGAKTTARLNAEGTHYVLNGEKQWITNSGFADVIVVYAKVDGEHFSAFIVERDFPGVSTGPEEKKMGIKGSSTRTVILEDALVPKENLLGELGKGHVIAFNILNIGRYKLAVGTIGGAKRLIDVAVQYANQRQQFKTPISSFSLIQEKLANMAAKTYAMESSVYRTVGLFEDRMSRLTDEEIKNGKKVAESIAEYAIECSLNKVFGSETLDYVVDEAVQIHGGYGFMAEYEVERVYRDSRINRIFEGTNEINRLLVPGTYLRKAMKGELPLFQKAQSLQEELMMLMPEEVGEGTLEQEKYLLKNAKKIGILIAGLAAQKYGKELQKEQEVLVNIADIVSNVYAMESAILRTEKAIAKNGEEKNKQKLLYTQVYCQEAFNEIEAHAKESLIAVESGDSLRMMMSALRKFTRHTPINVIGKKREIAAAIIDKNAYLA; encoded by the coding sequence ATGTCAAAAGCAACAGATGCAGTGATTAAAGGTGGAAGCTTTTTAATTGAAGATGTTTCATATGATCGAGTTTTTACTCCTGAGGATTTTACAGATGAACACAAAATGATTGCAAAAACAACGGAGGATTTTGCGGTTAATGAAGTGCTTCCACATCTTGAAGATATTGAAAATCATGAATTTGATAAATCTATTAAGCTTTTAAAGCAAGCGGGGGAACTTGGTTTATTAGGGGCAGATGTACCTGAGGAGTATGGCGGATTTGGATTAGATAAAATCAGCTCTGCTTTAATTACTGAAAAGATTTCAAGAGCTGGAAGTTTCTCTTTATCTTTTGGTGCTCACGTAGGAATTGGTTCATTACCAATCGTGTTATTTGGTAATGAAGAACAAAAGAAAAAGTACTTACCAGGGCTTGCTTCTGGTGAAACACTTGCAGCTTATGCATTAACAGAGCCAAGCTCAGGGTCAGACGCACTTGGTGCTAAAACAACAGCTAGACTTAATGCAGAAGGCACTCACTATGTGTTAAACGGTGAAAAACAATGGATCACAAACTCCGGTTTTGCAGATGTTATTGTTGTTTATGCAAAGGTAGATGGTGAACATTTCTCAGCATTCATTGTAGAGAGAGATTTTCCAGGTGTTTCAACAGGTCCTGAAGAAAAGAAAATGGGAATAAAAGGATCTTCAACAAGAACAGTTATCCTAGAAGATGCTCTAGTGCCAAAAGAGAACTTATTAGGTGAGTTAGGTAAAGGACATGTGATTGCCTTTAATATCTTGAACATTGGTCGTTATAAGCTAGCAGTTGGAACAATTGGTGGAGCAAAGCGCTTAATAGATGTAGCTGTTCAATATGCGAACCAGCGTCAACAGTTCAAAACACCAATTTCAAGCTTCTCTCTTATTCAGGAAAAACTTGCAAATATGGCAGCGAAAACATATGCGATGGAAAGTTCAGTTTATCGCACCGTTGGTCTATTCGAAGACCGTATGAGTAGGTTAACTGATGAGGAAATTAAAAACGGAAAAAAAGTCGCAGAATCAATTGCTGAGTATGCTATTGAATGTTCATTAAATAAAGTATTTGGTTCTGAAACACTAGACTATGTCGTAGATGAGGCTGTTCAAATTCACGGTGGTTATGGATTCATGGCAGAATATGAAGTTGAGCGTGTTTATCGCGATTCTCGTATTAACCGTATTTTTGAAGGAACAAATGAGATCAACCGTCTACTAGTACCAGGAACCTATTTACGAAAAGCTATGAAAGGTGAACTACCTTTATTCCAAAAAGCGCAAAGTTTACAAGAAGAGCTGATGATGCTTATGCCTGAAGAGGTCGGAGAAGGGACACTAGAACAAGAAAAGTACTTATTAAAAAATGCAAAGAAAATCGGCATTTTAATTGCTGGTTTAGCAGCACAAAAGTACGGAAAAGAATTACAAAAAGAGCAAGAGGTTCTTGTAAATATTGCTGATATTGTAAGCAATGTATATGCGATGGAGTCAGCGATTTTACGTACTGAAAAAGCAATTGCTAAGAACGGTGAAGAGAAAAACAAACAAAAGCTTCTTTATACACAAGTATATTGCCAAGAAGCCTTCAATGAAATTGAAGCACATGCAAAAGAATCATTAATTGCGGTTGAGTCAGGTGATTCTCTACGAATGATGATGTCAGCATTACGTAAATTTACACGTCACACTCCAATTAATGTAATTGGCAAGAAAAGAGAGATTGCAGCAGCAATTATCGATAAAAATGCATATCTAGCTTAA